One Gimesia aquarii DNA segment encodes these proteins:
- a CDS encoding FecR domain-containing protein: MNQPNDAIRKELEALTCRLLDKQLTTDEDARLTEILNTYPDLIKDYTNQIHLDSLLSASLYESVPEGINVVDQENLSHESQTTHLGIPAAELPASRRFSFLSQGIALVMVVLLVSAVVWLNQKVPPRQENQIASRPDYVGMLLDTEDAVWGHDDLEEDIPYGTQFKTGQSLWLKSGIARIRFQSGAGVVLEGPAKIEFRSPLNALLHHGKLAAYVPDEAQGFSVDTSKIRIVDLGTRFGTVVDRSGEAEVHVFEGEVDVKPVTSANKKLANLKASQALRFSNGTVQGAEISVTPAKFADVPTLEQLVAAKSGNYPPQETIHFENHQPLNQISLIKENSALPEGILVGEDFEYPSTSLYQQNGGIGFDHEGWWVDQNFTRLMVPEKRMQWEGLDGGPMILEARGRHHAYPSLAHRMARKLETPLKDDFYFSVLVQYHGLDGDDFFGLWFDDSKGRLGNSHSLVPSVGFKEGQFFARFTVKDEVLFQEPVDHETFLLVGHLARKNAPHFNHLEFWVNPVGDRVETPDVVVNLPKEGKLLKSINALGMRIGQYTEVTDSLFLDRLVIGDSYEAVTQPAAVQK, encoded by the coding sequence ATGAATCAACCCAATGATGCCATTCGCAAAGAACTGGAGGCTCTGACCTGCCGTCTCCTGGATAAGCAGTTGACTACGGATGAAGACGCGCGGCTGACCGAGATTCTCAATACATATCCCGATCTCATTAAAGATTATACGAATCAAATTCATCTCGATTCACTCTTGTCTGCCAGCTTGTATGAATCGGTCCCGGAAGGAATCAATGTTGTAGATCAGGAAAATTTATCTCACGAAAGTCAGACAACTCATTTGGGAATCCCTGCCGCGGAGCTCCCTGCTTCCCGTCGATTTTCTTTTCTGTCGCAAGGGATCGCGTTAGTCATGGTGGTTCTGTTGGTCAGTGCTGTTGTTTGGTTGAACCAGAAGGTACCGCCTCGACAAGAAAACCAAATCGCATCTCGCCCGGACTACGTCGGTATGCTACTCGATACGGAAGATGCGGTTTGGGGACATGACGATCTCGAAGAAGACATTCCCTATGGCACGCAGTTTAAAACAGGGCAATCTCTGTGGTTGAAATCGGGAATTGCCCGTATTCGTTTTCAGAGTGGTGCGGGAGTGGTATTAGAGGGACCAGCAAAAATTGAATTTCGTTCTCCTTTGAATGCACTGCTGCATCATGGAAAACTGGCTGCGTATGTACCTGATGAGGCGCAGGGGTTTTCTGTGGATACTTCCAAAATACGAATTGTTGACTTGGGAACGCGTTTTGGCACGGTTGTGGATCGGTCGGGCGAAGCGGAAGTGCATGTCTTTGAAGGCGAAGTTGATGTGAAACCAGTGACGTCCGCGAACAAGAAGCTTGCCAACCTCAAAGCCAGCCAGGCACTACGGTTTTCGAATGGAACAGTGCAGGGAGCAGAAATCAGTGTGACGCCAGCGAAGTTTGCGGATGTGCCGACGCTCGAACAACTTGTCGCGGCGAAGTCCGGAAACTATCCACCGCAAGAGACAATCCATTTTGAGAATCACCAGCCATTGAATCAAATTTCTCTGATCAAGGAGAATTCTGCTCTGCCTGAGGGAATTCTGGTGGGTGAGGATTTTGAATATCCGTCGACTTCGCTCTATCAACAAAACGGCGGTATCGGATTTGATCATGAAGGCTGGTGGGTTGATCAAAATTTCACCCGGTTGATGGTTCCTGAGAAACGAATGCAGTGGGAGGGACTGGATGGGGGACCGATGATCTTAGAGGCCCGCGGTCGCCATCATGCCTATCCCTCACTCGCACATCGGATGGCCCGCAAACTGGAAACACCACTTAAAGATGATTTCTATTTCAGCGTCCTGGTCCAATATCACGGCCTGGATGGAGATGACTTCTTCGGTCTCTGGTTTGATGATTCAAAGGGTCGTTTGGGAAACAGTCATTCCCTGGTGCCGAGTGTCGGGTTTAAAGAGGGGCAGTTCTTCGCTCGATTTACTGTGAAAGATGAAGTCTTATTTCAAGAGCCCGTCGATCATGAAACGTTTTTGCTGGTAGGCCATCTTGCCAGGAAAAATGCTCCTCATTTTAATCATCTGGAGTTCTGGGTGAACCCGGTTGGTGATCGGGTAGAAACCCCGGATGTTGTTGTAAACCTACCGAAAGAGGGGAAACTCCTGAAATCGATTAACGCTCTAGGCATGCGGATCGGGCAATATACTGAAGTGACCGATTCGCTTTTTCTGGATCGGCTCGTCATTGGTGATTCGTATGAAGCAGTCACACAACCTGCTGCTGTTCAGAAATAG
- a CDS encoding sigma-70 family RNA polymerase sigma factor, translated as MQNQELDEEYVALIAGSQPVLRGLLMALIRRAADVDDVLQETNTVLWRKRTEYDWQLDFTPWACRIAQLQAMAFFKRVRNRGQAALDDRTLEQIAVIATQQAVNTKSHAEALAYCMEKLSPEHRQLVENRYCESMPVNQIASQAGRSADAVSMTLYRIRKTLMECIQKTVAQEAHL; from the coding sequence TTGCAGAATCAGGAACTTGATGAAGAATACGTCGCTTTAATTGCAGGCAGTCAGCCTGTATTGCGCGGTTTATTGATGGCGTTGATTCGTCGGGCCGCGGACGTGGATGATGTGTTGCAGGAAACGAATACCGTTTTGTGGCGGAAGCGTACTGAGTATGACTGGCAGTTGGATTTCACGCCTTGGGCGTGTCGGATTGCTCAACTGCAGGCGATGGCGTTTTTTAAGCGGGTACGGAATCGCGGACAGGCGGCCCTCGATGATCGGACACTAGAGCAGATCGCCGTCATTGCCACACAGCAGGCGGTCAATACAAAATCACACGCTGAAGCGCTCGCGTATTGTATGGAAAAGCTCTCGCCGGAACATCGTCAGTTGGTAGAAAACCGATATTGTGAGTCGATGCCCGTGAATCAGATTGCTTCACAAGCAGGACGCTCGGCCGATGCAGTTTCGATGACCTTGTATCGGATTCGTAAGACACTGATGGAGTGTATTCAAAAGACGGTAGCCCAGGAGGCGCATTTATGA
- a CDS encoding PSD1 and planctomycete cytochrome C domain-containing protein, with protein sequence MFCAVRAFLFNTRLLSILVCGTLLSHIQQISGEESRLAQGLVNPTFDSHKKEQPGFGWNGGWVLSKQQPALFVDVKQKKSQNKQQQAIQHEALIQGSGKRNNPLRRELQETYQGQELFLRFRFRYAVDERLRDQGEFFVFWLDRYEGTDEAVHASHIPNIGVHVAASGPQKGKVVFMVRIGSHKTAWSSVELERDRDYQIVGRLSKPEKSLRAGFTRFDLWVDPKPDEFDQPVATAVNPQSVNAVRWVGFATGYKTEVDDRIYVSDLVLSRTWSDVLDLSPSQIPSMNQKKQQAWQSQVDFRKEIYPLLKQRCFSCHAGTNPDSGYRLDVYDELLGFSTGEELIVPGESAQSKLIQLVSSKVAEERMPPVDSTQPLSEQEIALLSAWIDQGAKWDHQLLPTPKAESDHWAFQIIKRPVVPVMQNSKRVRTPVDAFIERAYQKQGIQPAPEADKGTLIRRLYLDLIGLPPTAEQIETFVNDTDPRAYEKLVDRLLASKHYGERWARYWLDLTRWAESHGYQHDLPRPYAWRYRDYVIESFNNDKPFDQFIREQLAGDELKPYADEHVIATGFLASARISGNQMDKAAQRNDVLVDIVNVTSSALLGLTLECAQCHNHKFDPLTQRDYYRLQGFFVNGQLGNLSLQGESLSNPTDMKAWMPKGTFDFYQREAKKLIKQKRFQHTTKPHTWGYYSPLTGHGNIERLPVVNRDPIPYSKERLKLTKSQILIRGDVHKRGPEVGKGWPAVLGATSKSSETMSRTALADWMTDRKNPLVSRVWVNRLWQYHFGRGLVATPSDFGVQGEKPTHPELLDWLAAELMDQGWSTKHIHRLIVLSSTYRQARSFNETNLKQDPENRLLWSWPRRRLEAEAIRDSILCATGELKRDLGGPSVPQEREEENLRRTIYLFQRRSEKPSVMAMFDAPDSIASCSRRQVSTVALQPLFMLNSQFMDRRAQVLAKTIVEEAGDHHGQQVERAFLRVLGRKPTAQEQKRALLFFEGEKPVDNQKRRLSMLCHALLNLNEFMYIP encoded by the coding sequence ATGTTTTGCGCTGTGCGGGCTTTTCTTTTTAATACAAGACTACTTTCCATACTGGTTTGTGGGACGCTGCTCTCTCACATTCAGCAGATCTCGGGAGAGGAATCACGACTGGCACAGGGATTAGTCAATCCGACATTCGATTCACACAAAAAAGAACAACCGGGATTTGGCTGGAACGGAGGCTGGGTACTTTCGAAACAGCAACCGGCTCTGTTTGTCGATGTGAAGCAAAAGAAATCACAAAACAAACAGCAACAGGCCATTCAACATGAAGCGCTGATTCAAGGTTCCGGCAAACGCAATAATCCGTTGCGGAGAGAGTTGCAGGAAACCTATCAGGGGCAGGAACTGTTTCTGCGGTTTCGATTCCGTTATGCGGTCGATGAAAGATTGCGTGATCAGGGGGAATTTTTTGTGTTCTGGCTGGATCGTTATGAAGGCACTGATGAGGCGGTCCACGCTTCACACATTCCGAATATCGGCGTGCATGTGGCTGCCAGCGGTCCGCAAAAGGGGAAAGTCGTGTTTATGGTTCGAATTGGGAGTCATAAAACCGCCTGGAGTTCTGTTGAGCTGGAACGCGATCGGGATTACCAGATTGTTGGCAGATTATCGAAGCCGGAAAAATCCTTGCGTGCAGGGTTTACTCGATTTGATTTGTGGGTCGATCCGAAACCAGACGAATTCGACCAACCCGTGGCCACCGCGGTGAATCCGCAGAGTGTCAATGCGGTGCGTTGGGTCGGTTTTGCGACTGGGTATAAAACGGAAGTGGATGACCGGATTTATGTGAGTGATCTGGTATTGAGTCGCACCTGGAGTGATGTGCTCGATTTATCACCGTCACAAATTCCTTCAATGAATCAGAAAAAACAGCAAGCCTGGCAGTCGCAGGTTGATTTTCGTAAAGAAATTTATCCCTTACTCAAACAACGCTGTTTTTCCTGTCATGCGGGCACGAATCCCGATTCCGGATACAGACTGGATGTGTATGATGAATTGCTTGGGTTCAGTACCGGCGAAGAATTGATTGTGCCGGGGGAAAGCGCACAAAGTAAGCTGATTCAGTTAGTCTCCTCAAAAGTCGCCGAGGAACGCATGCCTCCTGTAGATTCAACGCAGCCGTTGTCTGAACAGGAAATTGCTTTACTAAGCGCCTGGATTGATCAGGGGGCAAAATGGGATCATCAGCTACTACCGACGCCTAAAGCCGAATCCGATCATTGGGCCTTTCAAATCATTAAGCGTCCCGTAGTGCCCGTGATGCAAAACTCCAAACGCGTGCGTACGCCCGTAGATGCGTTTATCGAGCGCGCGTATCAGAAACAGGGCATTCAACCCGCTCCCGAAGCCGACAAGGGAACATTGATTCGGCGACTCTATCTGGATCTGATCGGTTTACCGCCAACGGCAGAGCAAATCGAGACGTTTGTGAACGATACGGATCCCCGCGCGTATGAAAAACTGGTCGATCGCTTATTGGCATCGAAACATTATGGCGAACGTTGGGCGCGGTACTGGCTCGACCTCACGCGCTGGGCGGAGAGTCACGGTTACCAGCATGATCTGCCGCGACCTTATGCCTGGCGGTATCGTGATTATGTCATTGAGAGTTTTAATAACGATAAACCCTTTGATCAGTTCATCAGAGAGCAGTTGGCGGGAGATGAACTGAAGCCCTATGCAGACGAGCATGTGATCGCGACCGGTTTTTTAGCATCGGCTCGAATCAGCGGCAATCAGATGGATAAGGCGGCACAGCGAAATGATGTGCTGGTGGATATTGTGAATGTCACCAGCAGTGCGCTGCTTGGTCTGACCCTGGAATGTGCTCAATGCCACAACCATAAATTTGATCCATTGACACAGCGTGACTATTATCGGCTGCAGGGCTTTTTTGTGAATGGTCAATTGGGGAACCTGTCACTTCAGGGTGAATCGCTTTCCAACCCTACTGACATGAAAGCGTGGATGCCGAAAGGGACGTTTGATTTTTATCAACGCGAAGCGAAGAAGCTAATCAAACAGAAGCGATTTCAGCACACGACGAAACCGCATACCTGGGGCTATTATTCTCCGTTAACAGGGCATGGAAACATCGAGCGGCTGCCGGTAGTCAACCGTGATCCGATCCCGTATTCCAAAGAACGCTTGAAACTGACCAAATCGCAAATCCTGATTCGCGGCGATGTGCACAAGCGGGGACCGGAAGTAGGAAAAGGCTGGCCGGCGGTACTGGGGGCCACTTCGAAATCGTCAGAAACGATGTCACGGACCGCACTGGCGGACTGGATGACGGACCGGAAGAATCCGCTGGTATCCCGCGTGTGGGTCAATCGGCTCTGGCAGTATCATTTCGGACGGGGTCTGGTGGCAACCCCCAGTGATTTTGGTGTACAGGGCGAGAAACCGACACATCCCGAGTTGCTGGACTGGCTCGCGGCTGAGTTGATGGATCAGGGCTGGAGCACGAAGCACATTCATCGGCTGATTGTGCTTTCATCAACCTATCGGCAGGCACGTTCCTTTAACGAAACCAACTTAAAACAGGATCCCGAGAATCGACTGCTCTGGAGCTGGCCTCGTCGTCGGCTGGAAGCGGAAGCGATTCGCGATTCGATTTTATGTGCGACGGGTGAACTCAAACGCGATCTCGGAGGACCGAGCGTGCCGCAGGAACGCGAAGAGGAAAATTTGCGACGTACAATTTATCTGTTTCAGCGGCGGAGTGAAAAGCCGTCCGTGATGGCGATGTTTGACGCGCCGGACAGTATCGCCAGTTGTTCCCGTCGGCAGGTGTCGACCGTCGCGCTGCAACCTCTCTTTATGTTGAACAGCCAGTTTATGGATCGACGGGCGCAGGTCCTGGCGAAAACGATTGTTGAGGAAGCCGGCGATCATCACGGTCAACAGGTCGAGCGTGCGTTTTTACGAGTATTGGGTCGCAAGCCGACTGCACAGGAACAGAAGCGTGCGCTGCTCTTTTTTGAAGGAGAGAAACCTGTTGATAACCAGAAACGTCGGCTATCGATGCTCTGTCACGCGTTGCTGAATTTGAACGAGTTTATGTACATCCCTTAA
- a CDS encoding DUF1501 domain-containing protein: MLSDEMNQNWFSPGIDRRFVSRREMLGQSVLGFGAVGLLSLLADEGLLCAEEGTHISSGERHFPATAKSVIFLFMSGAPSQVDTFDPKPLLTELEGQAVPPSIAARVPNIPRAGLGSKLMASPFLFKRYGESGIPVSNLFPETAQMIDEICVLRSVNHRVPVHGPGECIALTGSAIGDRPSLGAWMTYGLGSESRDLPGFISMLSNSTGPAPQTPGWGAGFLPSRFQGTLVDGKRGIPYTQMPSGYSNQNRRQQLDFIKWMNQEHLAQLGQDSELEARIASYELGFRLQTSAPEVFDLESETAETAKLYGLDDKPTAEFGRHCLIARRLVERGVRVVQLRNGGWDAHGSLKANHLKRSRATDRPIAGLLKDLKQRGLLEETLVIWGGEFGRTPTTEGSAKGDRRGRDHLPTTYCMWMAGGGMKGGQIIGRTDDLGYTPVERPVSPTDLHATLLHALGIDQHKLFYMHNNRKEIATVLGGEVINEVF, translated from the coding sequence ATGTTATCTGATGAAATGAATCAAAATTGGTTTTCTCCCGGCATCGATCGACGATTTGTGAGTCGGCGTGAAATGCTGGGGCAGAGTGTGCTCGGCTTTGGTGCAGTGGGATTATTGTCTTTGCTGGCCGATGAAGGGCTGTTGTGTGCAGAAGAGGGAACTCACATCAGTAGCGGCGAACGTCATTTTCCCGCGACCGCTAAAAGTGTGATCTTTCTCTTTATGTCGGGAGCACCGAGTCAGGTTGATACGTTTGATCCGAAGCCATTGCTTACCGAACTGGAAGGGCAGGCGGTCCCTCCGAGTATTGCCGCCCGCGTACCAAACATTCCGCGTGCGGGCCTGGGTTCCAAGCTGATGGCATCACCGTTTTTATTCAAACGATATGGTGAGAGTGGCATTCCCGTTTCGAATCTGTTTCCCGAGACCGCACAGATGATTGATGAAATTTGTGTCTTGCGGTCGGTAAATCATCGGGTGCCCGTACATGGACCGGGAGAGTGTATTGCGTTGACTGGTTCGGCCATTGGTGATCGACCCAGTCTGGGTGCCTGGATGACGTATGGGCTGGGAAGTGAAAGCCGCGATCTGCCAGGGTTTATTTCGATGCTTTCCAACAGTACCGGTCCCGCCCCGCAGACACCGGGTTGGGGGGCAGGGTTTTTACCATCGCGATTCCAGGGGACACTGGTGGATGGAAAGCGGGGGATTCCGTATACCCAGATGCCGTCCGGTTATTCGAATCAGAATCGCCGTCAGCAACTCGATTTCATCAAATGGATGAATCAGGAGCATCTGGCGCAGCTCGGTCAGGATTCTGAACTGGAAGCGCGGATTGCCTCTTACGAACTCGGGTTCCGCTTGCAAACCTCCGCACCGGAAGTCTTTGATCTGGAGAGCGAAACGGCTGAGACTGCCAAACTGTATGGTCTGGATGATAAGCCGACTGCGGAATTTGGCAGGCATTGTCTGATTGCGCGTCGACTCGTGGAGCGCGGTGTAAGGGTAGTGCAATTACGAAATGGAGGTTGGGACGCTCATGGTTCGCTCAAGGCCAATCATCTGAAACGGTCCCGGGCGACGGATCGACCAATTGCGGGTTTGCTCAAAGATTTGAAACAGCGCGGTTTACTGGAGGAGACTCTGGTGATCTGGGGAGGCGAATTTGGACGAACGCCGACCACGGAAGGCTCTGCAAAGGGGGACCGCCGCGGCCGCGACCATTTACCGACGACCTATTGTATGTGGATGGCCGGAGGAGGCATGAAGGGGGGCCAGATCATTGGCAGAACGGACGACCTGGGATACACGCCCGTCGAACGTCCCGTCTCTCCCACCGATCTACACGCCACACTGCTTCACGCATTGGGTATCGATCAGCACAAACTGTTTTACATGCATAATAATCGAAAAGAAATCGCCACCGTATTAGGGGGTGAAGTCATTAATGAGGTGTTTTAG